In the genome of Lathyrus oleraceus cultivar Zhongwan6 chromosome 4, CAAS_Psat_ZW6_1.0, whole genome shotgun sequence, the window AACAATACATATGTAAGCacaaacatcctagatggttcccatggagtaccatggatgtgaggggtgctaatactttccccttgcataaccgacttccgaacctgtttgtggttgcgatgaccatactttggggttttctcgatattttccctttcctttggaataaataaaaaccgatggcgactctgtatttttcgcgtagcgacacactgtcaatcgattggtcctgtaaaaatctcatttttctgcaaaacaacaggttgtgcaatcgattgatgacagggaccaatcgattggtccacTCACATTTTCACATTTCCAATTCACAGAATACCATATCCTCTGTTATTCAATTTCTAACAAAAGACAACTTCTTCTTCCAACAAAACCCATCATACTACATGTTCTTATACACATATAAATCAAGGATTCCAAGCTCATAATCACAAGGATTTCAAAGtcataatcacaatcaatcaTTTTACCACAACCATAACAAATCATGCTATCACAACAATCATAAGAACACATCAAAGCACATGTTCATGGAAATCAACAAGAGCAAGAAAAATATTCATCATATAGCATGGATTTTCATGATTTTTCTATGATTCTACAACCCTAATCATCTAGAAATCtagggtttctaactagaacccacctcaagaaTGGAAGAGGAGAAGTTGTTAAAGATGAGATAAGGATGAAGATGATAGTGTTGGTTCCAagcttttcttcttcttcttcttcttcttcttcttctccactaGCCTTGCTTTCCATTCTTCTACCTTTCCCTTGAGCTCCTTCTTTCTTTCTATTCTTTCTGATACATATCAAACCAAATGGCTTATGATAGATGGTAATAGGTGATAACATGTGGTGGTGAGTGATTCAAAAACTAATTGCAAGTGCCAAGGGAATGTGTGGTAAGAAAGTGGTTACAGGTagtaacaaatatctcaagtggcACCATACTTATAATATTTGTTCTACCGGAGCTATTGACtcattattagtgttaccaaaatgtcccaattaataaaaggtcagtctcaattaatattaattaagtcaacctgaattcactatttactctatttatcccaactggcaacttttagagcacataggaactcaattgatctcaattaataggaatttAAGCATTTAAGGAAATACGAGGTATTACATCCTCCCACCCTTAAATAAATATTCGTCCTCGAATTTAAATATTACTTGGAAGAGATGAGGGTAAGCTTCTCGCATTTCTGACTCCAGTTCCCAGGTAGCATCGCCCGGATGTGATTCATCCTACTGAACCTTAACAAGAGGAATCTCCTTATTCCTTAATACCTTAAATTCACTTTCTACAATGCGACTTGGTAGAGGTTTGAAAGTCATATCTGCTTCTACTTCTATTGAATCTGGAAGAATAGGCTGAAGAGAATCTGGAATGAACTTCCGGAGTTGAGATACGTGAAAAATATCATGCATTTCTGATAGAGAAGGTGGTAAAGCTAATTTACAGGCTACTTCTCCAATCCTCTCTATAATTTGGTATGACCCTATATATCTCGGAGTTAGCTTCCGTGACTTAAACGGTCCTTTCAGTCTCAACCTCGGAGTCACCTTCAAAAATACATGATCACCTTCATCAAATTCTAATGGTGTTCTCATGTGATCCGCATAGCTCTTTTGGTGATCTTGTGCTTTCTTCATCTTATCACGGACCATCCTTATCTTTTCGGTAGTCTCTTAAATAATATTCGGTCCTAAGATCCTTTCTTCACCAACTTCTGTCCAACATAGAGGTGTTTTACTTTTCCGTCCATACAAGGCTTCATAAGGAGCCATCCCAATACTTGCATGGTAACTATTATTATATGTGaattcaatcaatggtaaaaTCTCCTTCCAATTCCCTCCACTTTCAAGTACACAAGCTCTTAACATATCTTTCAGTGTTTGTATCATCCGTTCAGTCTGACCATCCATTTGAGGATGATTAGAAGTACTTAAACACAATCTCGATCCCATATCTTGTTGGAATGCTTTCCAAAATCTTAAGTAAACTATGGGTCTTTATCGGACACAATGCTAGTTGGAACACCATGCAACCTAACAATTTTTGAAATGAACAACCGTGCAAGATGACTTGCCTTGTAAGTAGTCTTCACGGCCAAGAAGTGCGCGGACTTAGTTAACCGATCCACgatcacccaaattgaatcataaCCACCTTGGGTCCGAGGTAACCCCGCTGCAAAATCTATTGAAATACTATATTTCCAAACTGGAATCTCTAAAGGTAGCAATAAACCACCTGGCTTCTGATATTTGATCTTTACCTGCTGGCATACAATGCATTCTGACACATACTCTGCAATATCCCTCTTTATTCCAAGCCACCAATAGTCCTTCTTCAAGTCCTGATACATCTTCAATGAACCTGGATGTATAGTAAACGCCCCTTTGTGAGCTTCCTCCAAAACTTTTCTTTTCAGCTTGGCGTCGTTCGGAACACAAATCCTTTGATTAAACAAACTAACCCCATCTGGTGACTGGGCGAAACCTGGTTGAGTCGACATCTCTTGCAACTTATCATCTATCATTTATCCTTGTCGGATCTCTTCCCTTAGGTTAGAAATAACATTCAAATTTCCCATTATCACACCATCCTGCGTCCAACTAAACTGAAGATTAAGATCTCTGAACTTTTCCAACAATGCATATTCTAACATTATTAACTCAGCTTTATGCATCTCTTTCCGACTTAAGGCTTCTGGAACCTTATTCACTTCTCCCGGGTGATACTTAAGCTCAAaatcaaagtccttcaaatactccatccatctcctttgtctcatgTTTAACTCTTTCTGGTCGAATAAGTATTTaaaactcttgtgatcac includes:
- the LOC127137819 gene encoding uncharacterized protein LOC127137819 encodes the protein MVRDKMKKAQDHQKSYADHMRTPLEFDEGDHVFLKVTPRLRLKGPFKSRKLTPRYIGSYQIIERIGEVACKLALPPSLSEMHDIFHVSQLRKFIPDSLQPILPDSIEVEADMTFKPLPSRIVESEFKVLRNKEIPLVKVQ